Proteins from a single region of Catenulispora sp. EB89:
- a CDS encoding BTAD domain-containing putative transcriptional regulator, translating to MGDGLRFGVLGPVEAWRGDSEPVALGSPQQVAVLVRLLLAGSWAVTADEIIHAVWGEEPADGALGIVRTYVARLRKRLEPERARGATGGLLASVGSGYVLKADADALDLAVFNDLTTRAAEVRGAGSVGEAAELYRRGLALWRGVPLAGVPGPYAETQRTWLVEASLNARQALLECELELGRHRDVVAEASVMIAEHPLREQLYEALMLALYRSGRQAEALAAYADARRLLDEELGVEPGLGLREMHRKILCADPALAAPVWPGVVDIRTAWAAGPPPTAAQEQALAKHSQAPRIPVPAQLPADLPDFSGRRAAIEKIRDALTHASVSDSAVIVTVSGMGGVGKSTLATHAAHAVADRFPDGCLYVDLRGADDRPADPADVLGRFLTALGTAPNTVPTTLEERAALFRTILTSRRVLILLDNASDAAQVRPLLPGAPGNAALVTSRPHLVGLPTAASVDLEVMDGAEAAELLGRIVGPERTGIAGPAAAELVAACGYLPLAVRIVGARLAARPNWTVQDIARRLADEQRRLRELRTGDLSIEGCFALSYHQLDPDAAQAFRLLATVSFPDMGLAGAASIIGLDPLDAGETEDLLESLVDLGLLESPLPGRYRYHDLVHVYARDLALAIDGPQEADACLARLLDMIQATALNGFRLAQPGSMIPDSLEPARSPGQTFADAAETRAILAVRLPATLAVLRQAIAGTAEHLSAAARALVLLPVDPQWQRNMVTSVAEALVDAAARTGDRQSEARARYMLDYHRLGSAEFLESVIDGGPDNRTVELCRAVGDRILLTYVLDTLGCMWAAVRRREEALACLDEARELALATGNRQAQAGVDSSMAYTLVSCGGDLEAAVEHGRRCVELSRELADTENVMVGLYLTGWALQGLGRYDEAEALYDECIRLCQAGNTPNREASARFRIATLRAAAGRHQEAVAIAEHVLAGGEAFHDDWLRAHALGVLAGSLPRLGQGERAEAVLREAVEIFTGLGLEAEAEALRPGAVNAPASLPSS from the coding sequence ATGGGTGACGGGCTGCGCTTCGGCGTCCTGGGGCCGGTGGAGGCGTGGCGAGGTGACAGCGAGCCGGTGGCGCTCGGCTCTCCTCAGCAGGTCGCGGTATTGGTTCGGTTGTTGCTGGCCGGTTCGTGGGCGGTGACCGCCGACGAGATCATCCACGCGGTATGGGGCGAGGAGCCCGCCGACGGCGCCCTGGGCATCGTGCGCACCTACGTCGCCCGGCTACGCAAACGCTTGGAGCCCGAGCGGGCCCGTGGAGCGACCGGCGGGCTGCTGGCCTCGGTCGGCTCCGGATACGTCCTGAAGGCAGATGCCGATGCGCTCGACCTGGCCGTCTTCAACGACCTGACCACGCGGGCAGCCGAGGTGCGGGGCGCCGGCAGCGTCGGCGAGGCAGCCGAATTGTATCGGCGCGGACTCGCGCTTTGGCGGGGTGTCCCGCTCGCCGGCGTCCCGGGGCCGTACGCGGAGACGCAGCGAACCTGGCTGGTCGAGGCCAGTCTGAACGCCAGGCAAGCGCTGCTGGAGTGCGAGCTGGAGCTCGGCCGGCACCGCGACGTCGTGGCGGAGGCGTCGGTGATGATCGCCGAGCATCCGCTGCGCGAGCAGCTGTATGAAGCGTTGATGCTCGCTCTTTACCGGTCCGGACGGCAGGCTGAGGCGCTGGCCGCCTACGCGGACGCCCGACGGCTCCTGGACGAGGAACTCGGCGTCGAGCCCGGGCTCGGGCTCCGGGAGATGCACCGGAAGATCCTCTGCGCCGACCCGGCGCTCGCGGCCCCCGTGTGGCCCGGAGTGGTGGACATCAGAACGGCCTGGGCCGCTGGGCCGCCGCCGACCGCCGCGCAGGAACAAGCACTCGCGAAACACAGCCAGGCGCCCCGAATACCCGTTCCCGCACAGCTCCCGGCCGATCTGCCCGACTTCTCCGGCCGCCGCGCCGCCATCGAGAAGATCCGTGACGCGCTCACGCACGCCTCGGTGTCCGATTCCGCGGTGATCGTGACGGTGTCCGGCATGGGCGGCGTCGGGAAGTCGACGCTGGCCACGCACGCGGCGCACGCCGTCGCCGACCGGTTCCCGGACGGCTGCCTGTACGTCGACCTGCGCGGCGCGGACGACCGGCCCGCCGACCCGGCCGACGTCCTCGGACGGTTCCTCACAGCACTCGGTACCGCCCCGAACACCGTGCCCACGACGCTCGAAGAGCGTGCCGCGCTGTTCCGCACGATCCTCACCTCTCGCCGAGTCCTGATCCTGCTCGACAACGCCTCCGACGCCGCGCAGGTCCGGCCGCTGCTGCCCGGCGCGCCGGGCAACGCCGCTCTGGTCACCAGCCGGCCGCACCTGGTCGGCCTGCCGACCGCCGCGAGCGTCGACCTGGAGGTCATGGACGGCGCGGAGGCCGCCGAGCTGCTGGGCCGGATCGTCGGCCCGGAGCGGACCGGCATCGCCGGCCCGGCGGCGGCCGAGCTGGTCGCCGCCTGCGGGTACCTGCCGTTGGCAGTCCGCATCGTCGGCGCGCGGCTGGCCGCGCGGCCGAACTGGACCGTCCAGGACATCGCCCGGCGGCTGGCCGACGAACAGCGGCGGCTCCGGGAGCTGCGGACCGGCGACCTGTCCATCGAAGGGTGCTTCGCCCTGAGCTACCACCAGCTGGATCCCGACGCCGCCCAAGCGTTCCGGCTGCTGGCCACCGTGTCCTTCCCCGACATGGGGTTGGCGGGCGCGGCGTCGATCATCGGCCTGGACCCGCTGGACGCCGGCGAGACCGAGGATCTGCTGGAATCGCTGGTGGACCTGGGGCTGCTGGAGTCCCCGCTCCCCGGCCGCTACCGCTACCACGACCTGGTGCACGTCTACGCCCGCGATCTGGCCCTGGCGATCGACGGCCCGCAGGAGGCCGACGCCTGTCTGGCCAGGCTGCTGGACATGATCCAGGCCACGGCGCTCAACGGGTTCCGGCTCGCACAGCCGGGCAGCATGATCCCGGACAGCCTGGAACCGGCGCGGTCGCCGGGCCAGACGTTCGCCGATGCCGCCGAGACCCGCGCCATCCTGGCCGTGCGACTGCCGGCGACCCTGGCCGTGCTCCGCCAGGCCATCGCCGGCACCGCCGAGCATCTGAGCGCCGCGGCGCGGGCCCTGGTACTGCTGCCCGTGGACCCGCAGTGGCAGCGCAACATGGTGACATCCGTGGCCGAAGCGCTCGTCGACGCTGCCGCCCGCACCGGCGACCGGCAGTCGGAGGCGCGCGCCCGCTACATGCTCGACTACCACCGGCTGGGTTCGGCGGAGTTCCTCGAGTCGGTCATCGACGGCGGCCCGGACAACCGGACCGTCGAGCTGTGCCGGGCGGTCGGGGACCGGATCCTGCTGACTTACGTGCTGGACACCTTGGGCTGCATGTGGGCCGCGGTACGACGGCGCGAGGAAGCGCTGGCCTGCCTGGACGAAGCGCGCGAACTGGCCCTGGCCACCGGGAACCGGCAGGCGCAGGCCGGGGTGGACTCGTCGATGGCGTACACCTTGGTGTCGTGCGGCGGGGACCTCGAGGCGGCCGTCGAGCACGGACGGCGGTGTGTCGAGCTGTCCCGTGAACTGGCCGACACCGAGAACGTGATGGTCGGCTTGTACCTGACCGGCTGGGCGTTGCAGGGGCTGGGGCGGTACGACGAGGCCGAGGCGCTCTACGACGAGTGCATCCGGTTGTGCCAGGCGGGGAACACCCCGAACCGGGAGGCCAGCGCCCGGTTCCGGATCGCGACACTGCGGGCCGCCGCCGGCCGGCACCAGGAGGCCGTGGCGATCGCCGAGCACGTCCTGGCCGGCGGCGAGGCGTTTCACGACGACTGGCTCCGGGCGCACGCGCTGGGCGTGCTGGCCGGGTCGCTGCCCCGGTTGGGGCAGGGCGAGCGGGCCGAGGCCGTGCTCCGGGAGGCGGTCGAGATCTTCACCGGTCTCGGCCTGGAGGCCGAAGCCGAGGCGCTGCGGCCCGGCGCCGTGAACGCCCCCGCGTCGCTGCCAAGCTCCTGA
- a CDS encoding cation acetate symporter, producing the protein MKTPASNKALTVGIFAVLVLATLGITFWARRSAKGTGGFYTASGEFSALQNGIALSGDYLSAASFLGIAGIIALSGYDGFLYSIGFLVAWLVALLLVAELLRNTGRFTMADVLAARLRSGPMRTAAGVSTIVVSIFYLVAQMVGASTIVGQLLDVQGTGAQIWTIVGVGVLMIVYVVVGGMKGTTWVQIVKAGLLIVGTLTMTVWVLAKYGFNVSHLLGDAAAQSGKKDAFLQPGQKYGATDGWSKLDLISLGVALVLGTAALPHVLVRFYTVPTGRDARKSVNWAIGIIGVFYLMTLVLGFGAAAIVHTAVIKEKDPSGNTAATMLAEHLGGGAGSTGGSMMLAFIAAVAFATILAVVAGLTLTSSSSFAHDLYANVIKKGRATEKQELFTAKLAAIVIGAVAIVLSILAREQNVAFLVALAFAIAASANLPAILFTLFWKRFTTFGAKCGIYAGLIASVGLVLLSPICWGGATGTVHASKLTAKQAADCGVSEKSKEVGNATALFSCTVKAPVPLQNPGLISIPVGFAAAVVGTLIGGRRRDEEQRDAENFEALEVRALTGIGAV; encoded by the coding sequence ATGAAGACCCCGGCCTCGAACAAGGCGCTGACCGTCGGGATCTTCGCGGTTCTGGTGCTCGCCACCCTCGGCATCACCTTCTGGGCCCGGCGCAGCGCTAAGGGCACCGGCGGCTTCTACACCGCCTCCGGCGAGTTCTCCGCGCTGCAGAACGGCATCGCCCTGTCCGGCGACTATCTGTCCGCGGCCTCGTTCCTTGGCATCGCCGGGATCATCGCGCTGTCCGGCTACGACGGATTCCTGTACTCGATCGGTTTCCTGGTCGCGTGGCTGGTCGCGCTGCTGCTGGTCGCCGAATTGCTGCGCAATACCGGCCGCTTCACCATGGCCGATGTGCTTGCCGCACGGCTGCGCAGCGGGCCGATGCGCACTGCGGCCGGCGTGTCCACCATCGTCGTGTCGATCTTCTACCTGGTCGCGCAGATGGTCGGCGCCTCGACCATCGTCGGGCAGCTGCTCGACGTCCAGGGCACCGGTGCGCAGATCTGGACCATCGTCGGCGTCGGCGTCTTGATGATCGTTTACGTCGTGGTCGGCGGGATGAAGGGCACCACCTGGGTACAGATCGTCAAGGCCGGCCTGCTGATCGTCGGCACCCTGACCATGACCGTGTGGGTGCTCGCCAAGTACGGGTTCAACGTCAGCCACCTGCTCGGCGATGCCGCCGCGCAGTCCGGTAAGAAGGACGCGTTCCTGCAGCCCGGCCAGAAGTACGGCGCCACCGACGGCTGGTCCAAGCTCGACCTGATCAGCCTGGGCGTGGCGCTGGTGCTCGGCACCGCGGCGCTCCCGCACGTGCTGGTCCGCTTCTACACCGTCCCGACCGGCCGCGACGCCCGCAAGTCGGTGAACTGGGCCATCGGCATCATCGGCGTGTTCTACCTGATGACGCTGGTCCTGGGCTTCGGCGCGGCGGCGATCGTGCACACCGCGGTCATCAAGGAGAAGGACCCGTCCGGCAACACCGCTGCCACGATGCTGGCCGAGCACCTGGGCGGCGGGGCCGGCAGTACCGGCGGCTCGATGATGCTGGCGTTCATCGCCGCCGTCGCGTTCGCCACCATCCTGGCGGTGGTGGCGGGCCTGACGCTGACGTCGTCCTCCTCGTTCGCGCACGACCTGTACGCGAACGTCATCAAGAAGGGCCGGGCCACCGAGAAGCAGGAGCTGTTCACGGCGAAGCTCGCCGCCATCGTGATCGGCGCGGTCGCGATCGTGCTGTCCATCCTGGCCCGGGAGCAGAACGTCGCCTTCCTGGTGGCCCTGGCCTTCGCCATCGCCGCCTCGGCGAACCTGCCGGCGATCCTGTTCACGCTGTTCTGGAAGCGCTTCACCACTTTCGGCGCCAAGTGCGGTATCTACGCCGGGCTGATCGCCTCGGTCGGCCTGGTGCTGCTGTCGCCGATCTGCTGGGGCGGCGCCACGGGCACCGTGCACGCCAGCAAGCTCACCGCCAAGCAGGCCGCGGACTGCGGGGTGTCGGAGAAGAGCAAGGAGGTCGGAAACGCCACCGCACTGTTCTCCTGCACCGTCAAGGCACCGGTACCGCTGCAGAACCCGGGTCTGATCTCGATCCCGGTCGGCTTCGCCGCCGCGGTCGTCGGTACGCTGATCGGCGGCCGGCGCCGGGACGAGGAGCAGCGGGACGCTGAGAACTTCGAGGCGCTGGAGGTGCGGGCGCTGACCGGGATCGGGGCGGTCTGA
- a CDS encoding DUF485 domain-containing protein — protein MSDPARIADDPRFAELRGAYRRFVFPVTVAFLVWFLTYVICSAYARGFMAHELVGNINVALVFGLLQFVSTFGIAAAYARYAGRRLDPLAAALRAEAETGLRVPAPRHAAGGPLPDVRLAEETA, from the coding sequence GTGTCCGACCCTGCCCGGATCGCTGACGATCCGCGCTTCGCCGAACTCAGAGGCGCCTACCGGCGTTTCGTGTTCCCGGTGACCGTCGCTTTCCTCGTCTGGTTCCTCACCTACGTGATCTGCTCCGCCTACGCACGCGGCTTCATGGCGCACGAGCTGGTCGGGAACATCAACGTGGCCCTCGTGTTCGGGCTGCTGCAGTTCGTCTCCACCTTCGGCATCGCCGCGGCCTACGCGCGCTACGCCGGCCGCCGGCTCGACCCGCTGGCCGCAGCGCTGCGGGCGGAGGCTGAAACCGGTCTCAGGGTCCCGGCCCCCCGCCACGCCGCCGGGGGTCCGCTGCCCGACGTCCGACTCGCTGAGGAAACCGCATGA
- a CDS encoding DUF3761 domain-containing protein: protein MVLAGLPPRGVHGLPVGEDRTCGSEPHPDGTTAPCHGGTYSSSTTWQGTCSQYSGVEVWSS, encoded by the coding sequence GTGGTGCTGGCTGGACTCCCGCCGCGGGGCGTCCACGGCCTGCCAGTCGGCGAAGACCGGACCTGTGGCAGCGAGCCGCATCCAGATGGCACCACAGCCCCCTGCCACGGTGGCACCTACAGCTCCAGCACGACGTGGCAGGGTACCTGCTCGCAGTACAGCGGTGTTGAAGTCTGGTCCTCCTGA
- a CDS encoding ricin-type beta-trefoil lectin domain protein, giving the protein MFPWARARARIILAVAVAAACALAISAPSQATATQPSAGTSTGAQSSGAAQQASLTERAESAASARARSSGARVTVDALTTPTSMVAANPSGTFTLTQSLQPTRTKRDGAWVNLDATLHRDADGTVSPNATENAVTLSGGGSSPLAVLTDAGYSLSIIWPAALPRPTLSGARADYANVLPGVDLEVTATDQGGLAEVLIVRNASAAADPALGTLRMRLRTKGITVSQDAEGNLTARAGAGGLPVFSAAAPIMWDSATNALPTPTSARATTVSSESGPGRAAHTAPVTGSLSPAPPTTRANQSVESDTTLALAPNRVMLTGKATVFPIYIDPTWNPLPSGGARQAWGSVSTLYPGNNEYDNSTDPDANILQVGNSSYYTARSFIRFGVSSVLSGATIFSSDVKFTSAGDVCKSSATEVDLYWTGPIRNPLTWNNMPAMSNKVASANGTDCPNTSVDFNVTTFMRAHVGATDMTFGLRAPDESDNAQWKEFLSNNGAASMSTEYKHAPSLPRLPSTSPGGICNTGSPSAVTIGNDDVTFSVIPNDVDGGQLGTQLVIKDYGSGTTVYDSGPAASAISALTTTSGSPQPIVIPRTKIQGWNPNGATQAYQYSWYVITSDGKLYNPTNGPGTSGQPCTFTYNPAQPSAPGVAVPSTIPDLGQSIAITLGPCAGSLATPPTACTGPAPTRYVYQLNESAPASVTAVTGAETVALPLHHAGANILTVYALSAGANPGSVTSTTFDVGIPGASYADGDINGDGNPDFLHNGAGGNAGLWLGTSDGHGNLATPIDIGALGTGASSTPSPAEWTGADILHGDFTGDHVQDIAAYYPTGTAAGNADLLFGNGDATALSPYAYAQQEITAPNLADTALNAAGDNPADLVAAGNATLAGNPVPDLIGIVGDATNGYQLDMYTSPDGRFGDYTYGQTIATPGQSPDGTNDWHNYTLAATQTPGMTVLFALNTLSGTLYESANPDQSTTTPIGSPGTWTAITQWQSAGNVAGLPVLVSADVTTAPGTPTIEIWTTDSSNATATDYFLTGGTLTAQHTTSLLAPGHSWPLSDGGNATTAADTSGATPATLEGGATWTTDPLLKRPVLALDGSTGYLGLPTGLVKSSDTLTISLSFKASPGTTGILVSTGNDVPANLNPATMPVMYIGTDGRLYAQFWNGSVRPMVSAAPVNDGQWHKATLASDGTNQSLFVDNDLRVGMAGSPPVTNEDPFNYIGAGVFPANTSTKSWINAPGNSTVARASYFTGQISDVSYYAAYLTPDEVTPFHNPQPITGAITSALSNALCIDDRSGNTADGNPIQIYTCNNSAAQQWTITPQPGGVLNTITTSGKCLTVAGSGTASGTGIDLYTCNGTPADYWTIDSDGQLWNPHSQMCLADPASTTIPGTQLIIYACDYGNEQNWHRP; this is encoded by the coding sequence ATGTTCCCCTGGGCACGCGCCCGGGCCCGGATCATCCTGGCAGTCGCGGTGGCGGCTGCGTGTGCCCTCGCTATCAGTGCGCCTTCGCAAGCCACAGCGACGCAGCCGAGCGCCGGGACGTCCACTGGCGCTCAATCCTCGGGGGCGGCACAGCAGGCATCGCTCACCGAGCGAGCCGAGTCGGCGGCGTCGGCGCGAGCCCGAAGCAGCGGCGCACGGGTCACCGTGGACGCGCTGACCACGCCTACCTCGATGGTGGCCGCAAACCCGAGCGGCACCTTCACGCTGACACAGTCCCTCCAGCCGACGCGCACCAAGCGAGACGGGGCTTGGGTGAACCTTGATGCCACGCTGCACCGCGACGCCGACGGGACTGTGTCGCCGAACGCGACCGAAAACGCCGTGACGCTGTCCGGTGGTGGAAGCTCGCCGCTCGCGGTGCTGACCGATGCTGGCTACAGCCTGTCCATCATTTGGCCGGCCGCCCTGCCGCGACCCACCCTCTCCGGTGCGCGCGCCGACTATGCCAACGTGCTACCGGGGGTCGACCTGGAGGTCACCGCGACGGATCAGGGCGGGCTGGCCGAGGTTCTGATCGTGCGCAACGCCAGCGCAGCCGCGGACCCGGCGCTCGGGACGTTGCGCATGCGGTTGCGTACCAAGGGGATAACCGTGTCTCAGGACGCCGAGGGCAACCTGACCGCGAGGGCCGGCGCCGGCGGGCTGCCAGTGTTCTCCGCAGCCGCACCCATCATGTGGGACTCCGCCACCAACGCGCTGCCGACCCCAACGAGCGCACGCGCTACCACCGTCTCCAGCGAATCCGGGCCCGGCCGCGCGGCACACACCGCACCTGTCACCGGTTCGCTGTCCCCCGCGCCGCCCACCACTCGTGCTAACCAGAGCGTCGAGAGCGATACGACGCTCGCCCTGGCGCCCAATCGGGTGATGCTGACCGGCAAGGCCACGGTGTTCCCGATCTATATCGACCCCACCTGGAATCCGCTTCCGTCCGGCGGTGCCCGGCAGGCGTGGGGCTCGGTGTCCACGCTGTACCCAGGCAACAACGAATACGACAACTCCACCGATCCGGACGCCAACATCCTGCAGGTCGGCAACAGCAGCTACTACACCGCCCGCTCGTTCATCCGGTTCGGCGTCTCCTCGGTCCTCAGCGGCGCGACGATCTTCTCCTCCGACGTGAAGTTCACCTCGGCCGGCGACGTCTGCAAGTCCTCGGCCACCGAGGTGGATCTGTACTGGACCGGCCCGATCAGAAACCCCCTCACCTGGAACAACATGCCGGCCATGAGCAACAAGGTCGCGTCGGCAAACGGTACCGACTGTCCGAACACCAGCGTCGACTTCAACGTCACCACTTTCATGCGGGCACACGTCGGCGCCACCGACATGACCTTCGGACTGCGCGCACCGGACGAGTCCGACAACGCGCAGTGGAAGGAGTTCCTGAGCAACAATGGCGCCGCGAGCATGTCCACTGAGTACAAGCACGCCCCGAGCCTGCCCCGCCTGCCGTCCACCTCGCCCGGCGGGATCTGCAACACCGGCAGCCCTTCGGCGGTCACCATCGGCAATGACGACGTCACGTTCTCCGTCATTCCCAATGACGTCGACGGCGGACAACTCGGCACCCAGCTCGTCATCAAGGATTACGGCAGCGGAACGACGGTCTACGACTCAGGGCCGGCGGCCAGCGCGATCTCGGCGCTCACCACCACCTCGGGCTCCCCGCAGCCGATCGTCATCCCCCGCACCAAGATCCAGGGATGGAATCCGAACGGCGCCACTCAGGCGTATCAATACTCGTGGTACGTCATCACCAGCGACGGCAAGCTCTACAACCCCACCAACGGCCCCGGAACCAGCGGCCAACCGTGCACCTTCACCTACAATCCCGCCCAGCCTTCGGCGCCCGGGGTCGCCGTGCCCTCGACCATCCCCGACCTCGGGCAGTCGATAGCCATCACCCTGGGCCCGTGTGCCGGCTCGCTCGCCACCCCTCCCACCGCCTGCACCGGACCTGCGCCGACCCGCTACGTCTACCAACTGAACGAATCCGCACCGGCCTCGGTCACCGCCGTCACCGGCGCCGAGACGGTCGCCCTGCCGCTGCATCACGCGGGCGCCAACATCCTCACCGTCTACGCCCTGTCAGCCGGCGCAAACCCGGGCAGCGTCACCTCCACAACCTTCGACGTCGGCATCCCCGGCGCGAGCTACGCCGACGGTGACATCAACGGGGACGGAAATCCCGACTTCCTGCACAACGGCGCCGGCGGGAACGCCGGGCTGTGGCTCGGAACCAGCGACGGCCACGGGAACCTCGCCACCCCGATCGACATCGGCGCGCTCGGTACCGGCGCCAGCTCCACCCCCAGCCCCGCCGAATGGACCGGGGCCGACATCCTGCACGGCGACTTCACCGGCGACCACGTCCAGGACATCGCCGCCTACTATCCGACCGGCACCGCGGCAGGCAACGCCGACCTGCTGTTCGGCAACGGCGACGCCACCGCGCTGAGCCCATACGCCTACGCGCAGCAGGAGATCACCGCGCCGAACCTCGCCGACACCGCCCTCAACGCCGCCGGCGACAATCCGGCCGACCTGGTGGCCGCCGGCAACGCCACGCTGGCCGGCAACCCCGTCCCGGACCTGATCGGCATCGTCGGCGACGCGACGAACGGCTACCAGCTCGACATGTACACCAGCCCGGACGGGAGATTCGGCGACTACACCTACGGCCAGACCATTGCCACTCCCGGCCAAAGTCCTGACGGCACGAACGACTGGCACAACTACACGCTGGCCGCCACCCAGACCCCCGGCATGACGGTGTTGTTCGCCCTCAACACCCTCAGCGGAACGCTGTACGAGTCCGCCAACCCCGATCAGAGCACTACGACACCCATAGGCAGCCCCGGCACCTGGACAGCGATCACCCAGTGGCAGTCGGCGGGCAACGTGGCCGGCCTCCCGGTACTTGTCAGCGCCGACGTCACCACCGCACCCGGCACCCCGACCATCGAAATCTGGACCACAGACTCCAGCAACGCCACAGCCACCGACTACTTCCTGACCGGCGGCACCCTCACCGCGCAGCACACCACCAGTCTGCTCGCTCCCGGCCACTCCTGGCCCCTGTCCGACGGCGGAAACGCCACCACCGCCGCCGACACCAGTGGCGCCACCCCGGCCACGCTGGAAGGCGGGGCGACCTGGACCACCGACCCGCTTCTCAAACGGCCGGTCCTGGCCCTGGACGGCAGCACCGGCTACCTGGGCCTGCCGACGGGCCTGGTCAAATCCTCCGACACCCTGACGATCTCGCTGTCGTTCAAGGCGTCACCCGGCACCACGGGGATCCTGGTCAGCACCGGCAATGACGTACCCGCCAACCTCAACCCCGCCACCATGCCGGTGATGTACATCGGCACCGACGGCCGGCTGTACGCCCAGTTCTGGAACGGCTCCGTCCGCCCGATGGTCTCCGCCGCGCCCGTCAACGACGGCCAGTGGCACAAGGCCACCCTGGCCAGCGACGGCACCAACCAGAGCCTGTTCGTCGACAACGACCTGCGCGTCGGCATGGCCGGCAGCCCGCCGGTCACCAACGAGGATCCGTTCAACTACATCGGCGCCGGCGTCTTCCCTGCCAACACCAGCACCAAGAGCTGGATCAACGCGCCCGGCAACAGCACCGTGGCTCGGGCCAGCTACTTCACCGGCCAGATCTCCGACGTCTCCTACTACGCGGCCTATCTGACCCCCGACGAAGTCACACCATTCCACAACCCCCAGCCGATCACCGGGGCGATCACCTCGGCCCTGTCCAATGCCCTGTGCATTGACGACCGCTCCGGCAACACCGCCGACGGCAACCCCATCCAGATCTACACCTGCAACAACAGCGCGGCGCAGCAATGGACCATCACGCCCCAGCCCGGTGGCGTCCTCAACACCATCACCACGAGCGGCAAATGCCTCACGGTAGCCGGCAGCGGCACCGCGAGCGGGACCGGCATCGACCTCTACACCTGCAACGGGACTCCGGCGGACTACTGGACCATCGACTCCGACGGCCAGCTGTGGAACCCGCACTCGCAGATGTGCCTGGCCGACCCGGCCAGCACCACCATCCCGGGGACCCAACTCATCATCTACGCGTGCGACTACGGCAATGAGCAGAACTGGCACCGTCCCTGA